A region from the Cicer arietinum cultivar CDC Frontier isolate Library 1 unplaced genomic scaffold, Cicar.CDCFrontier_v2.0 Ca_scaffold_6113_v2.0, whole genome shotgun sequence genome encodes:
- the LOC101506628 gene encoding uncharacterized protein produces MADQQPAAPEIADQQLAPPEMADQQPAAPEIADQQLAPPEMADQQPAAPEIADQQLAPPEMADQQPAAPEIADQQLAPPEMADQQPAAPEIADQQLAPPEMADQQPGSPVTSDTLYRSLKPLFYYRTTRRRLIPTEPYVDVTFLQDTQPCSELCCLRSCYSVVCCCVAYGIYIYLTTERKKK; encoded by the exons ATGGCTGATCAACAACCTGCTGCACCGGAAATTGCTGATCAACAACTTGCACCACCGGAAATGGCTGATCAACAACCTGCTGCACCGGAAATTGCTGATCAACAACTTGCACCACCGGAAATGGCTGATCAACAACCTGCTGCACCGGAAATTGCTGATCAACAACTTGCACCACCGGAAATGGCTGATCAACAACCTGCTGCACCGGAAATTGCTGATCAACAACTTGCACCACCGGAAATGGCTGATCAACAACCTGCTGCACCGGAAATTGCTGATCAACAACTTGCTCCACCGGAAATGGCTGATCAACAACCTGGTTCACCGGTCACGTCTGATACTTTATACAGATCATTAAAGCCACTATTCTATTATAGGACGACGAGGAGAAGGCTCATTCCGACTGAACCATACGTTGATGTAACCTTTCTACAAGACACGCAACCGTGTTCTGAATTGTGTTGCTTAAGATCATGCTATTCTGTTGTTTGTTGCTGCGTG GCGTATGGGATATACATATATCTAACAACTGAACGAAAGAAGAAGTGA